In Pseudomonadota bacterium, the sequence CGGCTGCGGATGCCGGAAGCGTCGAGCCCCATGTCGGCGCGCACGTTCTCGAGCTTGCCGTAGCAATCCGGGAAGCGATCGGGCAGGCCGATCTTCCAGGCCTGGATGCCGTCGATGGCAGTCACCGCCTCGTGCAACCCCCAGGCGTCGTGCGCCACCACCATCTGCGTGTGCGCGAAGGCGTGAAGCAGCGGCGCATCGATGGGTTTGATGGTGTGCAGGTAGATCACGTTCACATCGAGTTCGCGACAGGCGTCGAGCACCACGGTGACCAGGGTTCCGGAGGTGACCACGGTCTGGGTCGCGGTGGCGCTCTGGCGCAGCACGATGCCCTTCCCGAACTCGATGGGCAGGGCCGGATCGAGCTGCACCGGCAGATCGCTGAGGCGGAAGTAGGTGGTCACCGCGCTGTCGTAGCGCGCGCGCAGCAGGATGTCGAGCTCGCGCTCGCTGGCGGGGCAGACGATCTCCATGTGCGGGAGCATGCGCAGGATGGCCAGATCGGTGTAGCAGTGGTGGGTGGCGCCGTCCCAGGCGTAGTCGAAGCTCGAGCCGCATGTGACGATGTTGGCGGGGTGGTGGTTGTAGCAGAGATCGAGCTTGATCTGCTCATAGCTGCGCTCGGTGAGGAACGGCGCGATGGTGTGGGTGAAGGGGATGTAGCCCTGCGAGGAGAGGCCGGCGGCCACGCTGATGATGGTGTTCTCGCAGATGCCGAGGTTGTAGAAGCGATCGGGGAAGGCCGCCTGGAAGTCGCGGAACAGGAAGTGGCTGATGTCGCCCACCAGCACGAGAACGCGCGGATCGGTGTGCGCGAGGGCCGTCACGGTGTCCTTAAACTGTCGCCGCATCGATCTCCTCCAGGATGGCGCGCAGCTCGTCCGGGCCGGGCGAGCGCCGATGCCACGCGAAGTAGTCGGTGAGCGTCGCCGCGCCGTGCCCCTTGCGGGTGTTGGCCACGATGACCTTCACGGTCGTCTGGGGCTGCAGCAGCGCGGCGCGCAGGGCGTCGACGTCGTGCCCGTCGACCTCGTGCACCTCGCACCCGTGGGCCGCGAAGATGGCCGCGGGATTGCGTATCTGCAGCGAGCGCCCTTGCGACTGGTTGTTGTCGTACACGATGGTGAGCGTGTCGAGCGCGAGGTTGCAGGCCACCATGACGGCTTCCCACACCGAGCCCTCGTTCGCCTCGCCGTCGCCCACCAGGGTGTACACCCTGCGCCCGCTGCTTCGCATCTTCTGGGCCATGGCCATGCCCACCGCGATGCCGATGCCGTGGCCGAGTGAGCCGGTGGAGGCTTCGACGCCGGGAACCTTGGGGTGGTGCGGATGGCAGCCCAGCTTCGAGGGCGCGCTCCCGAAGCCGCGCAGGTCATCGGCGCTGATGTAGCCCAGGTGCGAGAGCACGCTGTACAGCCCCAGCGACGCATGCCCCTTGCTGAGCACGAAGAGGTCGCGCTCGGGCCAGTCCGGGCGGTTCGGGTCGTGGCGCATGACGCTGTAGATGGCGTACAGGCACTCGACCACCGAGAAGCACGAGGGGATGTGCCCGTGGCCGCTCGCGGATGAGGCCTCGACGATGACCCGACGGATCTGTCGGCAGGCGTCGCTCATTCGATCACCGCGTACGACACGCGGGCGGTCATGGGGTATCGCTTGAGGCGCAGCCCACGGGTTCCCAGCGTCTCCATGAGGGCCACGGTCTCCCCAGGGAAATACTCGTCGCACAGCTCATCGAACACCAGAACGCTTCCCCGGAAGAGACGGGGCGCGATGGTCTCGAGCACCGCCCGTGTCGGGCGGTAGATGTCCATGTCGAGGATGGCCATCGAGAACAGGGTCTCCGGGTGGCGCTCGAGGTAGGCGGGCAGCGTTTCGGCGGCGTCGCCCTTCACCAGCTCGAAGCGCTTGATGTGCGACATGGGGTTGAGCGCTTCTTGCAAGGACAGGATCTGCTCGAGGGTGGCCTCGTATCCCGCGGGCACGCTGAACGAGCCTTCGCCTGTGCCAGAGAGCGCTCCGTCGACCTGCGCGCTGAAGCCCCGCGCGCCCTCGAAGGTGTCGAAGCCGATGATCTTGCGGTGGCGATTGAACGGTTCGAGGATGCCGCGAAGCGCTTCCATGAGCGAGAGCGTCTGCCCCCAGCGAACGCCGAACTCGGCGATGACCCCGTGGGTGTCTACGATCTGCTTGTACACCTCGTAGAAGAAGAGCACGCGCGACAGCGACTTCGAGGTGAGGAACAGCCCGAGGTTGGGCAGCAGCTCGTCGCGGGGGATGGGGGCCTCGGCGAGAAGCTGGGCGAGCCGTGCCGAGGCGTCCTTCTCTGAGCTGTTCGAGAGAACGATGGCGTCGTGCTGCTGTGTCTTGTGCATTGCGTCTCCTGGCGTGCTGCTGGCGCCGCCGTGTGGGGCGCGGCGGGTTGCGTGAACTTCCCCTGGCTCTTTGAGCGTTCCTTCAGCCTTTCTCTCGGGTGGCGCTTCAGGCGTTGGCGTCGCAGGCCGTGGGTCCCGTATCCCACCCGGGGTCGGGGGCGTGCGCCTCACGGAACGGCGTGATGGCCTCCGCGTCTCGGGCGCGGTGCTCGACGCTGTAGTCGGTCTCGGGATCGTAGAAGATGATGCTGCTGCCGCTGTGCTCGAAGCGGAACGGAACGTGGATGAGCTTCGACAGGCGCTCTTTGACGCGCGTCTGGTCTGCGGGCTCGACGTACAGCAGGATGAAGCCTCCACCACCCGCGCCGATGACCTTTCCGCCTCGCGCGCCCAGGCGACGGGCTTCGGTGTAGATCTCCTCGATCTCCGGGTTTGAAACCATGGGGCTGAGGCTGCGCTTGGCCTGCCACGCCTCGTGGAGCAGGTCGCCGAAGCGGGGGAGGTCGCGGGCAGCGAGGGCCGCCACGCCGTCATCGGTGAGCTGCATCAGCGAGCGCAGGTGGGCCTCGTTGCGATCGACGTCATTGGCGTAGCTGCCGGCGATGTTCGAGGCGGTGCGCTTGATGCCGGTGAAGAAGAGCATGAGACGGTCGTTCAAAGCGTCGAGGGCGTCTGGCGCCACGGTCATGGGGCGCACCGTGAACTGGCCGCTGGTGTGGAACTGCACGTGGTTGAAACCGCCGTAGGCGGCCAGCACCTGGTCTTGCGAGCCCACGGTCTCCTTCAGGCGCTCCTGTTCGAGCCAGATGCTCTCGGTGGCGAGATCGTGGCGGCTGGGGATGCGCCCCTTGAGCGCGTAGAGGGCGTTGAGCAGCCCCACCGTGAACGCCGAGCTCGACCCCACGCCGCCGCGCGCGGGGAGGTCGCCGTCGTGGCTGATGGCCACGCCCCGCTCGATGTCGAGATGGCGCATGACCTCGCGCACTGCCGGGTGCAAGACCTCGTCGATGAGGTTGGGGGTCTCGATGCGCGAGTATGCGATACGGTGGCGGTGGTCAAAGAACGGGGGCAGGTAGCGACACGAGATGTAGCAGTACTTGTTGATGGTGGTGGCGAGCACCGCGCCCCCGTGCGCGCGGTACCAGGCCGGGTAGTCGGTTCCGCCGCCGAAGAACGAGATGCGGAAGGGGGTGCGGCTGATGATCATAGGCCCGTCTTCTTCTTCGCGGAGGGGGGCTTTCCTCGGGAGGGCCCTGAGGAAGGCGCTCGATGTCTCGGTTTGAGCCCCATCTGTGGGGAATCGAGGGCCCTGCGTCGTCCGGGGAGGATGGGGTGCGCGGAGAGGGGAAGCAACGGCCGTGTTCCAGACGTTTGCCGATAGCGACTTCCGCCGCATGCTGGGCCTCGACGACGGGGCCCCCCTTCCCACGGGGTTCGAAGATGATCTCGCCGCGCTCGATTCGCGCCATCGAGACGCCACCCCCGCTGAGCGTGAGGCCTATGTGCTCATGCTGCTCAAGCGCATGGCCGAACCGTCGAGCCGACGCACGCCGGAAGAGAACCTGGCGGCCTGGGAGCGAGGGTGGTCTGAGAACCTGGCGCTCATCGAGCGCGATGGGGTCACCGAGGCCAGCCTGACGCCTCGCTACAACCGCCCCAAGCGCTATCTGCGCTGCGAGGGCCGCCTGCTGGTGTGCGAGAACCCGCACCTCGAGCACGCGCTCTTCCGGCACATGCGCGCCATTGTCTTCGAACGGTGGCTGCGGCCGTTCGACGGCGTCATCGAGATCGGATGCGGCAGCGGGCAGAACGTGCTGGCCCTGGCGAAGGCCTTCCCGGAGAAGCGCATCGGCGGCTTCGACTGGACCGCGGCCTCGAACCGCATCGTCGCGCGCATCGGCGAGGCGGTGGGGCGCCCCATCGAGGCGCGCCGCTTCGACGTCACCGCGCCCCCCGACGATCTCACGCTCGCCCCATCGACCGCGCTGCTCACGGTGCACGCGCTCGAGCAGATCGGTGAACGCCACGATGGGTTCGTCGACTTCGTCCTGCGCGCGCGCCCCGCGCTGGTGGTGAATGTCGAGCCCGTGCTCGAGCTCTACGATCATGACGATCTGCTCGACTACCTGGCCTGGTCGTACTCGGTGCGTCGCGACTATCTGGCGGGCTACTACACCCGCCTGCGTCAGCTCGAGGGCGAGGGGCGCGTCGAGATCGTCGCGCTGCAGCGCACCCGCCTGGGGGGCGAGATACACGAGGGCAACACCCTGCTCATCTGGCGCCCGCGCTGACGCGCGCGCCGGCTCAGGTGATCGAGCGCCACCAGTCGAGCAGCTCGCGCAGCGTCTGCTCGAAGGCGATCTCCGGTTCCCAGCCTGTCTCGTCGATGAACTTCGAGCAGTCCGGGATCTGCAGGGTGACATCGCTCGGGCGAAGCAGGGCCGGGTCGACCTCGACCTTGATCTCGTCTCTCTTCGGGCTCAGGCTGATGAGCATGTCGAGCATGTCGCCGATGCGCATGGTGCGGTTGCCGCCGATGTTGTAGGCCTCGCCCGGCGTGCACCTGCGCACCAGGGTGTAGTAGGCGCGCACGGCGTCGCGCACGTCGGCGAAGGTGCGAACGCTGTCGAGGTTGCCCACGCGCAGCACCGGAGGCTGCTTGCCCTTCTCGATGAGCGCGATCTGGCGCGCGAAGTTGCACTCTGCGCTCATCATCGTGCGGCGCGGTCCGGTGTGGGTGAACATGCGGGTGCGAATGGCGCGGATGCCGTACGACTGGAAGTACTGGTAGGCGATCATGTCTTCGCCCACCTTGCCCACGGCGTAGGGGTTGGCGGGTCGGAAGGCGTTCGTCTCCTTGATGGGAACCTCGTCCGGTTTCACCTGCCCGTACACCTCGCTGCTCGAGCAGACATGGATGACGGGGTCGTACCCTTCCTTCTGCTTGAGGATGCGCACGGCCTCGAGCAGGTAGAGCGTGCCGATGGTGTTCACCTGAATGGTGATGGCGGGGTTCGAGAACGAGTCGGTGACGTAGCTCTGCGCGGCCAGGTGAAAGATGTAGTCGGGTCGATGCTCGTCGAGCACGCGCAGCGTGGCCGACAGGTCGAGCAGATCGACGGGCGCCAGGGTGATGCGGTCGAGCACGTGCTCGACACGGCGCATGTCCTCGGTCCAGCGGTATGTGCCCACGAGCTGCTCGCCCCGCTCGAGCACGTAATCGGCGAGATGGCTGGCCACGAAGCCAGCCACGCCGGTCACCAGGTTCTTCACCATTCTACAAACCTCACATCGTTCTCCGCGGCCGACACGTACGGCTTCTCCGTGGCTTCGACCATGACGGTGTCTTTCATGAACTGCGCCCGGTGCGCCACGCGGGGCTCGATGACGATGCGCCCGCCCTTCTCGAGGTGGATGGTGGCGCGCTCGTTGCTGTCGAGGTCGATGAACTCATAGATGGCCTCGCCCTCGAGCAGGTAGAACATCTCGCGATAGTGGTGGTAGTGGTTGCCCAGCACGTTGCCCTGGGTGATGCGAAGTATCTTCACCTGTTTCGCGTCGAAGTCGCCATTGAACATGGCGGTGATGGTGCGCCGCTCGTCAGAATGGGCCGGTTCGATCTTGCAGTGCTCTACGCGCATGCCAACCTCCTGGGAATTGGGTGTAGTTATGCTCCAGCAGGCCCGGTTAGTCCTCTCCCTCCGAGACGCGGCACGGTGCCAGGAAGAGAACGGGCGGGCCCCGTAACCTTGCCACGAGACGTGGCGGGCTCGCCCTTGTCTGGCTGGCTGAGCACACCACCCCGAGAGGCAGTGACCACAGGTGACCCTCGCCCGCATCCGCCACTACATGGGTCTCGGCGTCACGAGAAAGTTCGTGGCCACGTTCGCCACGCGCCTGCTGCTGCTCGCGCTCGGCCTCGTGAACGT encodes:
- a CDS encoding kinase translates to MIISRTPFRISFFGGGTDYPAWYRAHGGAVLATTINKYCYISCRYLPPFFDHRHRIAYSRIETPNLIDEVLHPAVREVMRHLDIERGVAISHDGDLPARGGVGSSSAFTVGLLNALYALKGRIPSRHDLATESIWLEQERLKETVGSQDQVLAAYGGFNHVQFHTSGQFTVRPMTVAPDALDALNDRLMLFFTGIKRTASNIAGSYANDVDRNEAHLRSLMQLTDDGVAALAARDLPRFGDLLHEAWQAKRSLSPMVSNPEIEEIYTEARRLGARGGKVIGAGGGGFILLYVEPADQTRVKERLSKLIHVPFRFEHSGSSIIFYDPETDYSVEHRARDAEAITPFREAHAPDPGWDTGPTACDANA
- a CDS encoding transketolase produces the protein MSDACRQIRRVIVEASSASGHGHIPSCFSVVECLYAIYSVMRHDPNRPDWPERDLFVLSKGHASLGLYSVLSHLGYISADDLRGFGSAPSKLGCHPHHPKVPGVEASTGSLGHGIGIAVGMAMAQKMRSSGRRVYTLVGDGEANEGSVWEAVMVACNLALDTLTIVYDNNQSQGRSLQIRNPAAIFAAHGCEVHEVDGHDVDALRAALLQPQTTVKVIVANTRKGHGAATLTDYFAWHRRSPGPDELRAILEEIDAATV
- a CDS encoding cupin domain-containing protein; protein product: MRARVTCGHCLSGWCAQPARQGRARHVSWQGYGARPFSSWHRAASRRERTNRACWSITTPNSQEVGMRVEHCKIEPAHSDERRTITAMFNGDFDAKQVKILRITQGNVLGNHYHHYREMFYLLEGEAIYEFIDLDSNERATIHLEKGGRIVIEPRVAHRAQFMKDTVMVEATEKPYVSAAENDVRFVEW
- a CDS encoding crotonobetainyl-CoA--carnitine CoA-transferase codes for the protein MHKTQQHDAIVLSNSSEKDASARLAQLLAEAPIPRDELLPNLGLFLTSKSLSRVLFFYEVYKQIVDTHGVIAEFGVRWGQTLSLMEALRGILEPFNRHRKIIGFDTFEGARGFSAQVDGALSGTGEGSFSVPAGYEATLEQILSLQEALNPMSHIKRFELVKGDAAETLPAYLERHPETLFSMAILDMDIYRPTRAVLETIAPRLFRGSVLVFDELCDEYFPGETVALMETLGTRGLRLKRYPMTARVSYAVIE
- a CDS encoding SDR family oxidoreductase, producing the protein MVKNLVTGVAGFVASHLADYVLERGEQLVGTYRWTEDMRRVEHVLDRITLAPVDLLDLSATLRVLDEHRPDYIFHLAAQSYVTDSFSNPAITIQVNTIGTLYLLEAVRILKQKEGYDPVIHVCSSSEVYGQVKPDEVPIKETNAFRPANPYAVGKVGEDMIAYQYFQSYGIRAIRTRMFTHTGPRRTMMSAECNFARQIALIEKGKQPPVLRVGNLDSVRTFADVRDAVRAYYTLVRRCTPGEAYNIGGNRTMRIGDMLDMLISLSPKRDEIKVEVDPALLRPSDVTLQIPDCSKFIDETGWEPEIAFEQTLRELLDWWRSIT